The Vicinamibacteria bacterium genome contains a region encoding:
- the nadE gene encoding NAD(+) synthase: MQPVKIGLANLDPTVGAIPSNLERLIEMAAEMSANRCAIGVFTEQVIPGYPTEDLVQWRGFVEQQGRALERFAEATGALTHPTIFALGLSVADRGFVYNAVAVVAAGQIVGLVPKEHLPTYGVFYESRVFARGIPGETRTVLGAPFGDLLFRAPFGVFTVEVCEDMWVADGPLLRRSASGAELVLNLSASPWRTGIAETRRELIATRASDNQVTFVYVNQVGGQDSLVFDGGAYVNQNGRLLHEAERWREGWSSFVVDLDRTRRLRFESTTWRASAEAYLRTHPPVRIVEVDIPDSELRPEISPSKNFFVPEPGPKLPPEKQWYEDLVAAMRTGLDGYFRKTGAFDKLGIAVSGGKDSSLTLVIAWLYARERFRDLPEKERRARIRDFICCFSMPTRFNSPTTRAISTKLCAALGVSFREVPIEDAFEREVEAAQAMLGPSEELPALTRQNIQARIRAQRMWNWANATRALWIQTGNMSEKAVGYTTIGGDLMGAYSLLGNLPKTIVIRLLGYLRKKHDIEVLDELLETKASAELAENQEDEKDLMPFPVLDACFALFAGEKLMPVELYSALRATWTDEELKRMRPDYRPGMLKDWVKRFCGLFIGSIFKWVQAPQSVHLGNLDLDRERALQLPAVQSREWLDLEALDALSD; this comes from the coding sequence ATGCAGCCGGTAAAGATTGGGCTCGCTAATCTCGACCCGACCGTCGGGGCGATTCCCTCGAACCTCGAGCGGTTGATCGAGATGGCCGCCGAGATGTCGGCGAATCGATGCGCCATCGGCGTATTCACCGAGCAGGTCATCCCGGGATACCCCACCGAAGATCTCGTCCAGTGGCGCGGGTTCGTGGAGCAGCAGGGTCGGGCCCTGGAGCGTTTCGCCGAGGCCACGGGAGCGCTCACCCATCCCACGATCTTCGCCCTCGGCCTGTCGGTCGCCGACCGTGGATTCGTCTACAACGCGGTTGCGGTCGTCGCCGCCGGACAAATCGTCGGCTTGGTGCCCAAGGAGCACCTTCCGACCTACGGCGTGTTCTACGAAAGCCGCGTCTTCGCGCGAGGCATTCCCGGTGAGACGCGGACGGTGCTCGGAGCCCCGTTCGGCGATCTACTGTTCCGTGCCCCGTTCGGCGTCTTCACGGTCGAAGTCTGCGAGGACATGTGGGTCGCCGATGGTCCCTTGTTGCGCCGTTCGGCTTCCGGCGCCGAGCTGGTACTGAACCTCTCGGCTTCGCCCTGGCGCACCGGCATCGCCGAGACGAGAAGGGAGCTCATTGCCACGCGGGCTTCGGACAATCAGGTGACCTTCGTCTACGTGAACCAGGTCGGGGGGCAGGACTCGCTCGTGTTCGACGGCGGGGCCTATGTCAACCAGAACGGCCGGTTGCTCCACGAAGCCGAGCGCTGGCGCGAGGGGTGGTCCTCGTTCGTGGTCGATCTCGACCGCACGCGGCGGCTTCGCTTCGAGAGCACCACGTGGCGAGCGAGCGCCGAGGCCTATCTGAGAACGCATCCGCCCGTCAGGATCGTCGAGGTCGACATTCCCGATTCGGAGCTCCGACCCGAGATTTCCCCGAGCAAGAACTTCTTCGTTCCCGAGCCCGGGCCAAAGCTACCACCCGAGAAGCAATGGTACGAAGATCTCGTTGCCGCGATGCGAACCGGACTCGACGGCTACTTTCGGAAAACGGGCGCTTTCGACAAGCTGGGCATCGCTGTGTCGGGCGGCAAGGACTCTTCACTCACGCTCGTCATCGCCTGGCTCTACGCCCGCGAGCGGTTTCGCGACCTGCCGGAGAAGGAACGGCGAGCCCGAATCCGGGACTTCATCTGCTGTTTTTCGATGCCCACCCGGTTCAATTCACCGACGACCCGAGCGATCTCGACGAAGCTCTGTGCCGCACTCGGGGTCAGCTTCCGGGAAGTCCCGATCGAGGATGCTTTCGAGCGCGAGGTCGAGGCGGCGCAGGCGATGCTCGGCCCATCTGAAGAGCTCCCCGCCCTGACGCGACAGAACATTCAAGCTCGCATCCGCGCCCAGCGCATGTGGAACTGGGCGAACGCGACCCGGGCTCTCTGGATTCAGACGGGCAACATGAGCGAGAAGGCGGTCGGCTACACGACCATCGGGGGGGACCTCATGGGAGCCTATTCACTCCTGGGGAACCTTCCCAAGACGATCGTCATCCGTCTGCTCGGCTACCTTCGCAAGAAGCACGACATCGAGGTTCTCGACGAGCTTCTCGAAACGAAAGCCTCGGCCGAGCTCGCGGAGAATCAGGAAGACGAGAAGGATCTCATGCCGTTTCCCGTGCTCGACGCCTGCTTCGCTCTTTTCGCCGGTGAGAAGCTCATGCCGGTGGAGCTCTACTCGGCGCTGCGCGCGACCTGGACCGACGAAGAGCTGAAGCGGATGCGGCCCGATTATCGACCGGGCATGCTCAAGGATTGGGTGAAGCGGTTCTGCGGCCTTTTCATCGGATCGATCTTCAAGTGGGTGCAGGCGCCCCAGTCGGTGCACCTGGGAAACCTGGACCTCGACCGCGAACGGGCTCTGCAGCTTCCCGCGGTGCAGTCCCGTGAGTGGCTCGACCTCGAAGCGCTCGACGCGCTTTCCGACTAA
- the pncB gene encoding nicotinate phosphoribosyltransferase yields MPVVQSLLDVDFYKFTMGQLVFLRYRDVPVTYSLTNRTRRVRLAEIVDRAELREELDHVRSLRFNNSELHYLRGTNEYGDRMFAEDYLEFLRDFKLPEYELEVVDGSFRLRFRGRWSETIYWETIGLAIVNELYYRNLMKDMSRFEKDLVDARGKLRLSRKIEVLREHPEVKFVDFGTRRRFSRSWQHYVDRTLAEEMPAQFLGTSSTESAMLHGLVPMGTSAHELYMVMSGIMHESDDRIHDSHNRVLEDWWDLYGWGLSIALTDTYGADFFFRDMTEAQARAWKGLRHDSGDPFEFGEKAIRFYRDIGIDPREKLLIFSDGLELETILALSQRFHGRIKLSFGWGTNLTNDLGFEPISIVVKAVEANGHRTVKLSDNLAKSTGTKEDIERFRRIFGHQHEHARAVRY; encoded by the coding sequence ATGCCGGTGGTGCAATCTCTTCTCGATGTCGATTTCTACAAGTTCACGATGGGCCAGCTCGTCTTCCTCCGCTACCGCGACGTGCCGGTGACTTACTCCTTGACGAATCGGACCCGTCGAGTTCGCCTCGCGGAGATCGTCGACCGCGCCGAGCTACGCGAGGAGCTCGATCACGTGAGGAGCCTTCGCTTCAACAACAGCGAGCTCCACTACCTCCGGGGAACGAACGAGTACGGCGATCGCATGTTCGCCGAGGACTACCTCGAGTTCCTTCGCGACTTCAAACTCCCGGAGTACGAGCTCGAGGTCGTGGACGGAAGCTTTCGCCTCCGGTTCCGCGGCAGGTGGTCGGAGACGATCTACTGGGAGACCATCGGCCTCGCCATCGTGAACGAGCTCTACTATCGAAACCTCATGAAGGACATGAGTCGCTTCGAGAAAGATCTGGTCGACGCTCGCGGGAAGCTCCGTCTGTCACGGAAGATCGAGGTCCTCAGGGAGCACCCCGAGGTCAAGTTCGTCGATTTCGGGACGAGACGTCGCTTCAGCCGGAGCTGGCAGCACTACGTGGACCGGACGCTGGCCGAAGAGATGCCGGCACAGTTTCTCGGGACCTCCTCGACCGAGTCCGCAATGCTCCACGGGCTCGTACCCATGGGGACGTCGGCGCACGAGCTCTATATGGTGATGTCCGGCATCATGCACGAGTCCGACGATCGGATACACGATTCCCACAATCGGGTGCTCGAGGACTGGTGGGATCTGTACGGCTGGGGGTTGTCCATTGCCCTCACCGATACCTATGGCGCCGACTTCTTCTTTCGGGACATGACCGAGGCGCAGGCACGTGCCTGGAAGGGGCTTCGGCATGACTCGGGAGATCCGTTCGAGTTTGGCGAGAAGGCGATCCGTTTCTACCGGGACATCGGCATCGACCCGAGGGAGAAGCTCCTCATTTTCAGCGATGGTCTCGAGCTCGAGACCATCCTCGCGCTGTCCCAGCGGTTTCATGGCCGAATCAAGCTGAGCTTCGGCTGGGGAACGAATCTGACGAACGACCTCGGCTTCGAGCCCATCTCGATCGTCGTGAAGGCCGTCGAGGCGAACGGCCACCGCACCGTGAAGCTCAGTGACAACCTGGCCAAGTCCACCGGCACGAAGGAGGACATCGAGCGTTTCCGGCGCATCTTCGGACACCAGCACGAGCACGCCCGGGCCGTTCGCTACTGA
- a CDS encoding isochorismatase, which translates to MIPEHFDPGRVGEIYRVSYQELAAEARSFAARHDIRPARTDERRVGLLLVDVQNTFCIPGFELFVAGRSGDGAVRDNRRLAEFIYRNLQHITRIHVTLDTHTAMQIFHEVFLVDEKGDHPAPMTAISLEDVESGRYRVNPLVADSIARGDRESLQQHLVHYCRRLSRDGKYQMMVWPYHAMLGGIGHALVSAIEEAVFFHTVARSSQASFEVKGENPLTENYSVLRPEVLEGPEGIIARKNHALTDTLLGYDALIVAGQAKSHCVSFTISDLLEEIGERDPALAQKVYLLEDCTSPVVAPGVDFTEKADAMFREFERAGIHRVLASTPMSEWGAAMEKRG; encoded by the coding sequence TCGCGGCGAGGCACGACATTCGCCCGGCGCGCACCGATGAGCGTCGCGTGGGACTCCTCCTCGTCGACGTGCAGAACACGTTCTGCATACCCGGGTTCGAGCTATTCGTCGCCGGACGGTCGGGCGACGGGGCGGTGAGAGACAACCGGCGCCTTGCCGAGTTCATCTATCGCAACTTGCAGCACATCACCCGCATTCATGTCACGCTCGACACCCATACGGCCATGCAGATCTTCCACGAGGTCTTCCTCGTGGACGAGAAAGGAGATCACCCGGCGCCGATGACCGCGATCTCCCTCGAAGACGTGGAATCGGGCCGCTACCGGGTGAACCCCCTCGTCGCCGATTCCATTGCTCGGGGCGACCGCGAGTCGCTGCAGCAGCATCTGGTTCATTATTGCCGGCGCCTGAGTCGGGACGGGAAGTACCAAATGATGGTCTGGCCCTACCATGCGATGCTCGGCGGGATCGGTCACGCGCTCGTTTCCGCCATCGAGGAAGCCGTTTTCTTCCACACCGTGGCGCGCTCGAGCCAGGCCTCGTTCGAGGTGAAGGGCGAAAACCCACTGACCGAGAACTACTCCGTTCTCCGCCCCGAGGTGCTCGAGGGACCCGAGGGCATCATCGCGCGAAAGAACCACGCTCTCACGGACACCCTGCTGGGCTACGATGCCTTGATCGTCGCCGGACAGGCCAAGAGCCACTGCGTGAGCTTCACCATCTCGGACCTTCTCGAGGAGATCGGGGAGCGTGACCCGGCCCTGGCGCAGAAGGTGTACCTCCTCGAGGATTGCACGTCACCGGTGGTCGCGCCCGGAGTGGACTTCACCGAAAAGGCCGATGCGATGTTTCGGGAGTTCGAGCGCGCGGGAATACATCGGGTGCTCGCGTCCACACCCATGAGCGAGTGGGGAGCGGCCATGGAAAAGCGAGGCTGA